One Caretta caretta isolate rCarCar2 chromosome 8, rCarCar1.hap1, whole genome shotgun sequence DNA window includes the following coding sequences:
- the RAVER2 gene encoding ribonucleoprotein PTB-binding 2 isoform X1 produces the protein MALSGCKMAAAAEPGTELSGAPREPGLGAQPERGGKAAPLSPPAIARRLESARRELSNRRKVLLRNLPEESSNQEIHELFKDYELKYCYVDKNKRTAFVTLQNGEQAQNAIRMFHQYSLRGKEISVQLQPTDALLCVTNLPTSFSLQGFEELVCAYGSVERCFLVYNEVTGHSKGYGFVEYMKKDSAAKARMELLGKQLGENTLFAQWMDINQLTTDLVHSKCLCVDKLPNDDTDSEELMQMFSFKYKPVFCQFAEDEGSYIDGFAVIEYETAEQAEEVQEVTDGMTIRGKRVQVSYCAPGAPGRSTLAAFIAAQRMMRNNRKGLLPEPNPVQIMKSLNNPAMLQMLLQPQLCRRARKRAVLGVSAGLPHLINTAVSPGFLHLNKVHQNSVLGNTSNLLLQNLSHLQLAQKQLIKIENIQTNSKPGLLGEPPPMLLQTVLGTGPIPSVSADLGNHGEAHTCVPPEVFSVHTMASQQLANRSRRLTKHLPYSWMMKKLSGDYPLGSDGQGLHNQFHRIVASNVTPNQTTAATGMGILPFFPNQPVVGQAVPGQNNTQDKQSTTVGLSEGAGSGSQAYLQSLTNFTAGGLRTEHPQQQSQPKSTDTSSGIPSKKQTSLLGEPPKEIRLSTNPYLNLASVLRGVCLSAVASKATSTQQQTGLSSNIVDAAVSQGTTSQHAMENYFNYSQQYGDYTQEAVQQWYQHYAQAYNTTQARVGEFENEASEEPARSYGDYNTYLQVMPSYYTGAQGSYQPGSFQLTPQNPLNKVAPVRSEKRSSSRLISSPEAGPVEYNGQHTQGAECYLKKKRVY, from the exons GAAATCCATGAACTATTCAAAGATTATGAATTAAAGTACTGTTATGTGgacaaaaataaaagaacag CGTTTGTTACTCTGCAGAATGGAGAGCAGGCTCAAAATGCAATTCGGATGTTTCACCAGTATTCTCTTCGTGGAAAAGAAATATCCGTGCAGCTCCAACCAACAGATGCTTTGCTATGCGTTACCAATTTGCCCACTTCATTTTCATTACAAGGGTTTGAGGAACTAGTGTGTGCATATGGCAGTGTTGAGAGATGTTTTCTGGTCTATAATGAAGTTACTGGCCATTCCAAGGGCTACGGGTTTGTGGAATACATGAAGAAGGACTCTGCTGCAAAGGCTAGAATGGAACTCCTGGGGAAGCAATTAGGTGAAAACACCCTCTTTGCACAGTGGATGGATATTAATCAGTTGACTACCGATCTTGTTCATTCTAAGTGCCTTTGTGTAGATAAACTCCCCAATGACGACACTGATTCAGAGGAACTGATGCAAATGTTCTCATTTAAATATAAACCTGTGTTTTGCCAG TTTGCTGAGGACGAAGGCAGTTATATTGATGGCTTTGCAGTGATTGAGTATGAGACTGCAGAGCAGGCTGAGGAAGTGCAAGAAGTCACAGATGGTATGACTATCAGAGGAAAGAGAGTCCAGGTATCGTACTGTGCTCCTGGAGCACCAGGACGAAGCACGCTAGCTGCATTTATAGCAGCACAACGTATG ATGAGAAACAATAGAAAGGGATTGCTTCCAGAGCCAAATCCAGTGCAGATTATGAAGAGTTTAAATAACCCAGCCATGTTACAAATGTTACTGCAGCCCCAGTTGTGTAGACGTGCTCGTAAACGTG CAGTTCTTGGAGTATCTGCTGGTTTACCTCATCTTATAAATACAGCAGTCAGTCCAGGATTTTTGCATTTGAATAAAGTACACCAG AATTCTGTTCTGGGGAATACATCTAATTTACTGCTGCAGAACCTCTCACACCTACAACTGGCACAGAAGCAACTAATTAAAATTGAGAATATTCAAACTAACAGT AAACCCGGTTTACTTGGAGAGCCTCCACCAATGTTACTTCAGACAGTATTGGGAACAGGGCCAATACCATCAGTGAGTGCAGACCTGGGAAACCATGGAGAAGCGCATACAT GTGTTCCCCCTGAAGTGTTCAGTGTGCACACCATGGCTTCTCAGCAGCTAGCCAATAGAAGCAGAAGGTTAACCAAACATCTTCCCTATTCCTGGATGATGAAAAAATTGAGCGGGGATTATCCATTGGGATCAGATGGGCAAGGTCTACACAATCAGTTTCATAGAATTGTAG CATCTAATGTGACTCCAAATCAAACAACGGCAGCAACAGGGATGGGCATCTTGCCATTCTTTCCAAATCAGCCTGTTGTTGGACAAGCTGTGCCAGGGCAAAATAATACTCAGGATAAACAATCAACTACAGTGGGACTGTCAGAAGGAGCTGGCTCAGGGTCGCAGGCTTATCTTCAGAGCTTAACAAATTTTACTGCTGGAGGCTTGCGCACAGAACATCCCCAACAGCAAAGCCAGCCAAAAAGCACTGATACAAGTTCAGGG ATTCCCTCAAAAAAACAGACCTCACTCCTGGGAGAACCACCCAAAGAAATCCGTCTTAGTACCAATCCCTACTTGAATTTGGCAAGCGTGTTGCGGGGTGTGTGTCTTTCAG CAGTTGCCAGCAAAGCAACTAGTACACAGCAGCAGACTGGACTTTCAAGCAACATAGTGGATGCTGCAGTCTCTCAGGGAACTACATCACAACATGCAATGGAAAACTACTTTAATTACTCTCAACAGTATGGGGATTATACACAG GAGGCTGTCCAGCAGTGGTATCAGCATTATGCTCAGGCATACAACACTACTCAAGCAAGAGTAGGTGAATTTGAAAATGAAGCTTCGGAG GAACCTGCTAGATCTTATGGAGACTACAATACATATTTGCAGGTTATGCCTTCATATTACACTGGAGCCCAGGGATCATACCAGCCAGGCAGCTTTCAGCTTACTCCACAGAATCCATTAAATAAG GTGGCACCAGTAAGAAGTGAAAAGCGAAGTTCTTCACGCCTCATTTCTTCCCCAGAAGCTGGCCCAGTTGAATATAATGGCCAGCACACTCAGGGTGCAGAATGCTATCTTAAAAAAAAGCGTGTTTACTGA
- the RAVER2 gene encoding ribonucleoprotein PTB-binding 2 isoform X3 — protein MALSGCKMAAAAEPGTELSGAPREPGLGAQPERGGKAAPLSPPAIARRLESARRELSNRRKVLLRNLPEESSNQEIHELFKDYELKYCYVDKNKRTAFVTLQNGEQAQNAIRMFHQYSLRGKEISVQLQPTDALLCVTNLPTSFSLQGFEELVCAYGSVERCFLVYNEVTGHSKGYGFVEYMKKDSAAKARMELLGKQLGENTLFAQWMDINQLTTDLVHSKCLCVDKLPNDDTDSEELMQMFSFKYKPVFCQFAEDEGSYIDGFAVIEYETAEQAEEVQEVTDGMTIRGKRVQVSYCAPGAPGRSTLAAFIAAQRMMRNNRKGLLPEPNPVQIMKSLNNPAMLQMLLQPQLCRRARKRAVLGVSAGLPHLINTAVSPGFLHLNKVHQNSVLGNTSNLLLQNLSHLQLAQKQLIKIENIQTNSKPGLLGEPPPMLLQTVLGTGPIPSVSADLGNHGEAHTCVPPEVFSVHTMASQQLANRSRRLTKHLPYSWMMKKLSGDYPLGSDGQGLHNQFHRIVASNVTPNQTTAATGMGILPFFPNQPVVGQAVPGQNNTQDKQSTTVGLSEGAGSGSQAYLQSLTNFTAGGLRTEHPQQQSQPKSTDTSSGIPSKKQTSLLGEPPKEIRLSTNPYLNLASVLRGVCLSAVASKATSTQQQTGLSSNIVDAAVSQGTTSQHAMENYFNYSQQYGDYTQEPARSYGDYNTYLQVMPSYYTGAQGSYQPGSFQLTPQNPLNKVAPVRSEKRSSSRLISSPEAGPVEYNGQHTQGAECYLKKKRVY, from the exons GAAATCCATGAACTATTCAAAGATTATGAATTAAAGTACTGTTATGTGgacaaaaataaaagaacag CGTTTGTTACTCTGCAGAATGGAGAGCAGGCTCAAAATGCAATTCGGATGTTTCACCAGTATTCTCTTCGTGGAAAAGAAATATCCGTGCAGCTCCAACCAACAGATGCTTTGCTATGCGTTACCAATTTGCCCACTTCATTTTCATTACAAGGGTTTGAGGAACTAGTGTGTGCATATGGCAGTGTTGAGAGATGTTTTCTGGTCTATAATGAAGTTACTGGCCATTCCAAGGGCTACGGGTTTGTGGAATACATGAAGAAGGACTCTGCTGCAAAGGCTAGAATGGAACTCCTGGGGAAGCAATTAGGTGAAAACACCCTCTTTGCACAGTGGATGGATATTAATCAGTTGACTACCGATCTTGTTCATTCTAAGTGCCTTTGTGTAGATAAACTCCCCAATGACGACACTGATTCAGAGGAACTGATGCAAATGTTCTCATTTAAATATAAACCTGTGTTTTGCCAG TTTGCTGAGGACGAAGGCAGTTATATTGATGGCTTTGCAGTGATTGAGTATGAGACTGCAGAGCAGGCTGAGGAAGTGCAAGAAGTCACAGATGGTATGACTATCAGAGGAAAGAGAGTCCAGGTATCGTACTGTGCTCCTGGAGCACCAGGACGAAGCACGCTAGCTGCATTTATAGCAGCACAACGTATG ATGAGAAACAATAGAAAGGGATTGCTTCCAGAGCCAAATCCAGTGCAGATTATGAAGAGTTTAAATAACCCAGCCATGTTACAAATGTTACTGCAGCCCCAGTTGTGTAGACGTGCTCGTAAACGTG CAGTTCTTGGAGTATCTGCTGGTTTACCTCATCTTATAAATACAGCAGTCAGTCCAGGATTTTTGCATTTGAATAAAGTACACCAG AATTCTGTTCTGGGGAATACATCTAATTTACTGCTGCAGAACCTCTCACACCTACAACTGGCACAGAAGCAACTAATTAAAATTGAGAATATTCAAACTAACAGT AAACCCGGTTTACTTGGAGAGCCTCCACCAATGTTACTTCAGACAGTATTGGGAACAGGGCCAATACCATCAGTGAGTGCAGACCTGGGAAACCATGGAGAAGCGCATACAT GTGTTCCCCCTGAAGTGTTCAGTGTGCACACCATGGCTTCTCAGCAGCTAGCCAATAGAAGCAGAAGGTTAACCAAACATCTTCCCTATTCCTGGATGATGAAAAAATTGAGCGGGGATTATCCATTGGGATCAGATGGGCAAGGTCTACACAATCAGTTTCATAGAATTGTAG CATCTAATGTGACTCCAAATCAAACAACGGCAGCAACAGGGATGGGCATCTTGCCATTCTTTCCAAATCAGCCTGTTGTTGGACAAGCTGTGCCAGGGCAAAATAATACTCAGGATAAACAATCAACTACAGTGGGACTGTCAGAAGGAGCTGGCTCAGGGTCGCAGGCTTATCTTCAGAGCTTAACAAATTTTACTGCTGGAGGCTTGCGCACAGAACATCCCCAACAGCAAAGCCAGCCAAAAAGCACTGATACAAGTTCAGGG ATTCCCTCAAAAAAACAGACCTCACTCCTGGGAGAACCACCCAAAGAAATCCGTCTTAGTACCAATCCCTACTTGAATTTGGCAAGCGTGTTGCGGGGTGTGTGTCTTTCAG CAGTTGCCAGCAAAGCAACTAGTACACAGCAGCAGACTGGACTTTCAAGCAACATAGTGGATGCTGCAGTCTCTCAGGGAACTACATCACAACATGCAATGGAAAACTACTTTAATTACTCTCAACAGTATGGGGATTATACACAG GAACCTGCTAGATCTTATGGAGACTACAATACATATTTGCAGGTTATGCCTTCATATTACACTGGAGCCCAGGGATCATACCAGCCAGGCAGCTTTCAGCTTACTCCACAGAATCCATTAAATAAG GTGGCACCAGTAAGAAGTGAAAAGCGAAGTTCTTCACGCCTCATTTCTTCCCCAGAAGCTGGCCCAGTTGAATATAATGGCCAGCACACTCAGGGTGCAGAATGCTATCTTAAAAAAAAGCGTGTTTACTGA
- the RAVER2 gene encoding ribonucleoprotein PTB-binding 2 isoform X2, which produces MALSGCKMAAAAEPGTELSGAPREPGLGAQPERGGKAAPLSPPAIARRLESARRELSNRRKVLLRNLPEESSNQEIHELFKDYELKYCYVDKNKRTAFVTLQNGEQAQNAIRMFHQYSLRGKEISVQLQPTDALLCVTNLPTSFSLQGFEELVCAYGSVERCFLVYNEVTGHSKGYGFVEYMKKDSAAKARMELLGKQLGENTLFAQWMDINQLTTDLVHSKCLCVDKLPNDDTDSEELMQMFSFKYKPVFCQFAEDEGSYIDGFAVIEYETAEQAEEVQEVTDGMTIRGKRVQVSYCAPGAPGRSTLAAFIAAQRMMRNNRKGLLPEPNPVQIMKSLNNPAMLQMLLQPQLCRRARKRVLGVSAGLPHLINTAVSPGFLHLNKVHQNSVLGNTSNLLLQNLSHLQLAQKQLIKIENIQTNSKPGLLGEPPPMLLQTVLGTGPIPSVSADLGNHGEAHTCVPPEVFSVHTMASQQLANRSRRLTKHLPYSWMMKKLSGDYPLGSDGQGLHNQFHRIVASNVTPNQTTAATGMGILPFFPNQPVVGQAVPGQNNTQDKQSTTVGLSEGAGSGSQAYLQSLTNFTAGGLRTEHPQQQSQPKSTDTSSGIPSKKQTSLLGEPPKEIRLSTNPYLNLASVLRGVCLSAVASKATSTQQQTGLSSNIVDAAVSQGTTSQHAMENYFNYSQQYGDYTQEAVQQWYQHYAQAYNTTQARVGEFENEASEEPARSYGDYNTYLQVMPSYYTGAQGSYQPGSFQLTPQNPLNKVAPVRSEKRSSSRLISSPEAGPVEYNGQHTQGAECYLKKKRVY; this is translated from the exons GAAATCCATGAACTATTCAAAGATTATGAATTAAAGTACTGTTATGTGgacaaaaataaaagaacag CGTTTGTTACTCTGCAGAATGGAGAGCAGGCTCAAAATGCAATTCGGATGTTTCACCAGTATTCTCTTCGTGGAAAAGAAATATCCGTGCAGCTCCAACCAACAGATGCTTTGCTATGCGTTACCAATTTGCCCACTTCATTTTCATTACAAGGGTTTGAGGAACTAGTGTGTGCATATGGCAGTGTTGAGAGATGTTTTCTGGTCTATAATGAAGTTACTGGCCATTCCAAGGGCTACGGGTTTGTGGAATACATGAAGAAGGACTCTGCTGCAAAGGCTAGAATGGAACTCCTGGGGAAGCAATTAGGTGAAAACACCCTCTTTGCACAGTGGATGGATATTAATCAGTTGACTACCGATCTTGTTCATTCTAAGTGCCTTTGTGTAGATAAACTCCCCAATGACGACACTGATTCAGAGGAACTGATGCAAATGTTCTCATTTAAATATAAACCTGTGTTTTGCCAG TTTGCTGAGGACGAAGGCAGTTATATTGATGGCTTTGCAGTGATTGAGTATGAGACTGCAGAGCAGGCTGAGGAAGTGCAAGAAGTCACAGATGGTATGACTATCAGAGGAAAGAGAGTCCAGGTATCGTACTGTGCTCCTGGAGCACCAGGACGAAGCACGCTAGCTGCATTTATAGCAGCACAACGTATG ATGAGAAACAATAGAAAGGGATTGCTTCCAGAGCCAAATCCAGTGCAGATTATGAAGAGTTTAAATAACCCAGCCATGTTACAAATGTTACTGCAGCCCCAGTTGTGTAGACGTGCTCGTAAACGTG TTCTTGGAGTATCTGCTGGTTTACCTCATCTTATAAATACAGCAGTCAGTCCAGGATTTTTGCATTTGAATAAAGTACACCAG AATTCTGTTCTGGGGAATACATCTAATTTACTGCTGCAGAACCTCTCACACCTACAACTGGCACAGAAGCAACTAATTAAAATTGAGAATATTCAAACTAACAGT AAACCCGGTTTACTTGGAGAGCCTCCACCAATGTTACTTCAGACAGTATTGGGAACAGGGCCAATACCATCAGTGAGTGCAGACCTGGGAAACCATGGAGAAGCGCATACAT GTGTTCCCCCTGAAGTGTTCAGTGTGCACACCATGGCTTCTCAGCAGCTAGCCAATAGAAGCAGAAGGTTAACCAAACATCTTCCCTATTCCTGGATGATGAAAAAATTGAGCGGGGATTATCCATTGGGATCAGATGGGCAAGGTCTACACAATCAGTTTCATAGAATTGTAG CATCTAATGTGACTCCAAATCAAACAACGGCAGCAACAGGGATGGGCATCTTGCCATTCTTTCCAAATCAGCCTGTTGTTGGACAAGCTGTGCCAGGGCAAAATAATACTCAGGATAAACAATCAACTACAGTGGGACTGTCAGAAGGAGCTGGCTCAGGGTCGCAGGCTTATCTTCAGAGCTTAACAAATTTTACTGCTGGAGGCTTGCGCACAGAACATCCCCAACAGCAAAGCCAGCCAAAAAGCACTGATACAAGTTCAGGG ATTCCCTCAAAAAAACAGACCTCACTCCTGGGAGAACCACCCAAAGAAATCCGTCTTAGTACCAATCCCTACTTGAATTTGGCAAGCGTGTTGCGGGGTGTGTGTCTTTCAG CAGTTGCCAGCAAAGCAACTAGTACACAGCAGCAGACTGGACTTTCAAGCAACATAGTGGATGCTGCAGTCTCTCAGGGAACTACATCACAACATGCAATGGAAAACTACTTTAATTACTCTCAACAGTATGGGGATTATACACAG GAGGCTGTCCAGCAGTGGTATCAGCATTATGCTCAGGCATACAACACTACTCAAGCAAGAGTAGGTGAATTTGAAAATGAAGCTTCGGAG GAACCTGCTAGATCTTATGGAGACTACAATACATATTTGCAGGTTATGCCTTCATATTACACTGGAGCCCAGGGATCATACCAGCCAGGCAGCTTTCAGCTTACTCCACAGAATCCATTAAATAAG GTGGCACCAGTAAGAAGTGAAAAGCGAAGTTCTTCACGCCTCATTTCTTCCCCAGAAGCTGGCCCAGTTGAATATAATGGCCAGCACACTCAGGGTGCAGAATGCTATCTTAAAAAAAAGCGTGTTTACTGA